A single genomic interval of Koleobacter methoxysyntrophicus harbors:
- a CDS encoding alanine racemase: MQEDIYNLSTPHLIIRRDVLENNIRDMALFAQSAGVSLRPHIKSHKIPEIARLQIEFGAKGITVSKIGEAEVMADSGIDDIFIAYQIIGRDKILRLVDLAKRVNVRVGVDSLYGLDILNEAFENQGSAIDVLIEIDTGLKRCGLEPGKGVIDFAKEVLKRRALNFKGIFTHAGNAYGAQNRDQVRQIGEEEGRIMARLAGELTRHGINVEEVSVGSTPTAKISGKEKGVTEIRPGNYVFYDAIQMGLRTADENMCSLRVLTTVISKPSPDRAIIDAGSKTFALDKGAHGVSNVKGFGYVVGKKGVVIERLSEEHGILDISQNHDIQIGEILEIIPNHACPVINLFDEVAYVEGSRVKGFWKIAARGKNR; this comes from the coding sequence GTGCAGGAAGATATATATAACCTTTCTACACCCCATCTTATTATACGCAGAGATGTTCTGGAAAACAATATAAGAGACATGGCACTCTTTGCTCAAAGCGCAGGTGTGAGTTTAAGGCCCCATATTAAATCCCACAAGATACCCGAAATAGCCCGACTTCAAATTGAATTTGGTGCAAAAGGTATAACGGTATCTAAAATAGGTGAAGCCGAGGTTATGGCGGACTCGGGAATTGACGATATATTTATTGCATATCAGATAATAGGCAGGGATAAAATCCTGAGGCTTGTAGATCTAGCAAAAAGGGTTAATGTCCGGGTAGGGGTGGACAGCCTTTACGGGCTGGATATATTGAATGAGGCATTTGAGAATCAGGGTTCTGCCATTGATGTACTGATTGAAATAGATACCGGCCTAAAGAGGTGTGGACTGGAACCGGGTAAAGGGGTAATAGATTTTGCAAAAGAGGTATTAAAAAGAAGGGCATTGAATTTTAAAGGCATATTTACCCATGCCGGCAATGCATATGGTGCACAGAACCGCGATCAGGTAAGACAAATAGGTGAAGAAGAAGGCCGGATAATGGCCAGGCTGGCCGGTGAATTAACCCGACACGGTATTAATGTTGAAGAGGTAAGTGTGGGCTCTACACCAACAGCTAAAATTTCGGGTAAAGAAAAAGGGGTTACCGAAATAAGGCCGGGGAACTATGTTTTTTATGACGCTATACAGATGGGGCTGAGGACAGCCGATGAGAACATGTGTTCGTTAAGGGTGCTTACTACAGTTATAAGTAAGCCTTCCCCCGACAGGGCAATTATAGATGCAGGCAGTAAAACCTTTGCGCTGGATAAAGGGGCTCACGGTGTTTCAAATGTTAAGGGCTTTGGATATGTAGTAGGGAAAAAGGGAGTGGTAATTGAACGTCTTTCAGAAGAACATGGAATCCTCGATATATCTCAGAATCACGATATCCAGATAGGTGAAATATTGGAGATTATCCCCAATCATGCCTGTCCGGTTATAAATCTCTTTGATGAAGTTGCATATGTTGAAGGGAGTCGGG